In the Candidatus Electrothrix rattekaaiensis genome, one interval contains:
- the recN gene encoding DNA repair protein RecN gives MLQELRVNNLALINRLDLDFSETGTGLITFTGETGAGKSIILQAVHLLTGGRASASWVRNDCDQAVIEAQFGISGREDILSLLHEHGLDNEEDCILRRIVSSKGRSRIFINDRLATTKLAHALAESLVNIASQHDQQLLLKTHSHIDFLDSYGELWEQRDQYRQVYSRWQKHARQLRELQEQEQDKEQRRDFLGFQLKEIREVAPLPEEDEQLIKERDLFKSSTILAELIGKSHFQLQDKVTSLLVEIRKNMEHAAALDPALKELAQQSSSVSFEVEDLEGNLRNYLDSIPSDQGRMEQIASRLAQLRHLQRKYGTTLEEVIAFADRVEKELHSLDHLDEQIAALEKELDHIGKELRQKAEALSQDRFRVAEQLTAAMQAELASLSFRQALFEVSVTAGDLGDASAVSTASALSPTGCDDVTFLFSANPGEPPKPLSDVVSGGELSRLMLAMKCLLARRDKVDTVIFDEIDAGIGGEAAEAVARKIDELAGHHQVFCITHLPQIAAYADAHFLVEKQVDANRTFTTIRALSRDERVRELARMLGGDNPSEQTLLFARELLQGRTEKIKL, from the coding sequence ATGCTCCAAGAATTACGCGTCAATAATCTGGCCCTGATCAACAGGCTGGATCTGGATTTTTCCGAAACCGGCACCGGTTTAATCACCTTTACCGGTGAAACCGGAGCAGGCAAGTCCATCATCTTGCAGGCTGTGCATCTGCTCACCGGCGGGCGGGCCTCGGCCTCCTGGGTACGCAATGATTGCGATCAGGCCGTGATTGAGGCCCAGTTCGGCATCAGCGGTCGGGAGGATATCCTGTCCCTTTTGCACGAGCATGGGCTGGACAACGAGGAAGACTGCATTCTCCGTCGGATTGTCAGCAGTAAGGGCCGAAGCCGGATCTTTATCAATGATCGGCTGGCCACGACCAAGCTGGCCCATGCCTTGGCTGAAAGTCTGGTTAATATCGCCAGCCAGCACGACCAGCAGCTCCTGCTTAAAACCCATAGCCATATTGATTTCCTGGACAGCTATGGCGAACTCTGGGAGCAGCGGGACCAATACCGGCAGGTGTACAGCCGTTGGCAGAAGCACGCCCGCCAGTTGCGGGAATTACAGGAGCAGGAACAGGATAAGGAGCAACGCCGCGATTTTCTCGGGTTTCAGCTCAAAGAGATCCGGGAAGTAGCCCCTTTGCCGGAGGAGGATGAGCAGCTGATCAAGGAGCGAGACCTGTTCAAATCTTCAACCATCTTGGCCGAGCTGATCGGCAAGAGCCATTTTCAGCTTCAGGATAAAGTGACCTCCCTGCTCGTTGAGATTCGCAAAAACATGGAACATGCTGCGGCCCTTGACCCGGCCCTCAAGGAGCTGGCGCAACAGAGCAGCTCTGTTTCCTTTGAAGTGGAAGATCTGGAAGGCAATCTCCGCAACTACCTGGATTCCATTCCCTCGGATCAGGGCCGAATGGAGCAGATCGCCTCCCGGTTGGCTCAGCTCCGGCACTTGCAGCGCAAGTACGGCACCACGCTGGAAGAGGTGATTGCCTTTGCTGATCGGGTGGAAAAGGAACTGCATTCTTTAGATCATCTGGATGAACAGATTGCGGCCTTGGAAAAAGAACTGGATCACATTGGGAAGGAATTGCGGCAAAAGGCTGAAGCACTTTCGCAGGATCGGTTTCGGGTTGCGGAGCAACTCACCGCAGCCATGCAGGCGGAGCTGGCTTCGCTCAGTTTTCGTCAGGCCCTGTTTGAGGTTTCAGTAACAGCAGGAGATCTCGGGGATGCCTCTGCTGTCTCGACGGCTTCCGCTTTATCTCCAACTGGCTGCGATGACGTGACCTTTCTTTTTTCCGCCAATCCCGGTGAACCGCCCAAGCCCTTGTCTGATGTGGTGTCCGGCGGCGAGCTTTCCCGGCTCATGCTGGCCATGAAATGCCTGCTCGCCCGACGGGATAAGGTGGACACGGTGATCTTTGATGAGATTGATGCGGGCATCGGTGGTGAGGCTGCCGAGGCTGTGGCCCGCAAGATTGATGAGCTGGCTGGCCATCATCAGGTCTTCTGTATCACCCATCTGCCCCAGATTGCCGCCTATGCGGATGCCCATTTTCTGGTGGAAAAGCAAGTCGATGCCAATCGGACCTTTACCACGATCCGAGCACTTTCCCGTGACGAGCGCGTTCGGGAGCTGGCCCGGATGCTGGGCGGTGATAATCCCAGCGAGCAGACCCTGCTTTTTGCCAGGGAGCTGTTGCAAGGGCGAACAGAGAAAATAAAACTATAA
- a CDS encoding thiamine biosynthesis protein, giving the protein MQEIKAIGLFSGGLDSILACRVIVEQGIRVHALKFVTPFFDHDLLARQEAYQQEVQEKYGLDVELVDLSEGYIELLRNPSHGFGKNFNPCIDCKIMMLSRAKELMKEYGASFLITGEVLGQRPMSQRRDTLNLIERDADCRDILLRPLSAQLMNPSRAEQEGLVDRERLYRFSGRGRKPQIALARELGITDFPAPAGGCVLTDPNLAARIRRFYEGLFLIGKDEITPTDIQLLLLGRQFRLPGGHWLILGRNEQENDRLAEFCEQDDWLLSMPERPGPTALLRRGRSLLIGTEKREEILAVVTGLVIRYGRKVKGAYSPGEVFFQEGGEQKMLWAEVLADEVFQDWIV; this is encoded by the coding sequence ATGCAAGAAATCAAAGCCATCGGCCTTTTTTCCGGCGGTCTGGACTCCATTCTCGCCTGCCGGGTCATTGTTGAGCAGGGAATTCGGGTTCATGCCTTAAAATTCGTTACCCCGTTTTTTGATCATGACCTGCTTGCCCGGCAAGAGGCGTATCAACAGGAAGTACAGGAAAAATACGGTCTGGACGTGGAACTGGTCGATCTGAGTGAGGGCTATATTGAGCTGTTGCGCAATCCTTCGCACGGGTTTGGCAAAAATTTCAATCCCTGCATTGACTGTAAAATCATGATGCTCAGCCGGGCTAAGGAACTGATGAAGGAATACGGTGCTTCCTTTCTCATCACCGGCGAGGTCCTTGGTCAACGGCCCATGTCGCAACGACGCGATACCCTCAATCTCATTGAGCGTGATGCTGATTGCCGGGATATTCTTCTTCGCCCCCTATCTGCGCAGTTGATGAACCCCAGCCGAGCAGAGCAGGAAGGGTTGGTGGACCGTGAACGCCTCTATAGGTTCTCAGGACGCGGACGAAAACCGCAGATTGCTCTGGCCCGTGAACTGGGGATTACGGATTTTCCTGCTCCTGCTGGCGGTTGTGTGCTCACTGACCCCAATCTTGCCGCCCGAATCCGCCGTTTTTACGAGGGCCTTTTCCTGATCGGCAAGGATGAGATCACCCCGACTGATATCCAACTCCTTTTGCTGGGCCGTCAGTTTCGCCTGCCCGGAGGGCATTGGCTGATCCTGGGGCGGAATGAGCAGGAGAATGATCGTCTTGCCGAGTTTTGTGAGCAGGACGATTGGCTGCTCTCCATGCCAGAGCGACCCGGTCCGACCGCTTTGCTCCGCCGAGGCCGTTCACTGCTCATCGGTACTGAAAAGCGAGAGGAGATTCTTGCGGTAGTTACAGGGCTGGTTATTCGGTATGGAAGAAAGGTGAAAGGCGCATATTCGCCCGGTGAGGTGTTTTTTCAGGAGGGCGGCGAACAAAAAATGTTATGGGCTGAGGTTCTTGCTGATGAGGTTTTTCAGGATTGGATTGTATGA
- a CDS encoding YaiI/YqxD family protein, producing the protein MKIWVDADACPGVIKDILYKAAERTELQLILVANTRFQAPQSSFITFIHVHQGPDRADDEIADNVAPDDLVITADIPLAARIVEKGGLALNPRGEVYTEENIQERLSTRDFLDSLRASGVETGGPSALHVRDKQAFANSLDRIITKYKNKV; encoded by the coding sequence ATGAAAATTTGGGTAGATGCGGATGCATGTCCAGGAGTTATTAAAGATATTTTGTATAAAGCAGCAGAACGGACAGAGCTGCAATTGATTTTGGTAGCTAATACCCGTTTTCAGGCACCTCAATCCTCATTTATCACTTTTATCCATGTTCACCAAGGCCCTGATAGAGCTGATGATGAAATAGCCGACAACGTTGCGCCTGACGATCTTGTCATTACAGCTGATATCCCTTTAGCTGCTCGAATTGTGGAAAAAGGAGGTCTTGCACTCAATCCAAGAGGAGAAGTATATACAGAAGAAAATATACAGGAAAGGTTGAGTACGAGAGATTTTTTGGATAGTCTGCGAGCAAGCGGGGTAGAAACAGGTGGGCCGTCTGCTTTACACGTGCGTGATAAACAAGCCTTTGCAAATAGTTTAGACCGAATAATAACAAAATACAAAAACAAGGTGTAA
- a CDS encoding COR domain-containing protein, which yields MTRDEAYLLVAKEAIERAYRSRTTRLDLSNMQLTKLPELPGQLTEVIWLELSGNQITVLPEWLEELTQLQVLDFSDNQLSELPHGLEQLTELHSLDLSKNKITALPDYLGQLTELAYIDLSWNQLREIPISFLKLTQLQELDLDHNPLNPELTAAYAQGFDAVKAYLRAKADSITLNEAKLILIGEGEVGKTCLLDALLDNPWQKHDTTHGIEIKPVQITEQKSSKEIALNAWDFGGQRVYRPTHQLFFSAPAVYLVVWKPREGWKQNFVKEWIQLIKHREPEAKILVIATHGGPQQRQPDIDRQELRDLFGKDTVLDFLTVESKPDNDGKRRGIEELKQAIAEVAVTLPEMGRTVPKSFQEVRQDLKNIGKPFLPLDQLFTICRDRNMDDEVARLFLTISHCLGHLIHYQHDPILRDMVVLKPDWLATAISFVLDDEETRRNHGLVRLSHLSELWNDTSRTEEFRYAAELHPVFLALMGKYDLSYRVADPFAQDESDPLSLIAQLVNDTRPEHELRQQWPGQAAAGDIQQKQICCIVDEKGQSADATGLFYQLIVRLHKYSLGRNDHRHSIHWQRGLLLDDSYNGRALLEHQGNDVHITVRAPYPERFLAMLTGEVKYLVENFWEGLRCNVMVPCVKPCGRNAPGTGLFDVEKLIASKRQKYPKYPCPVCNEWQDIDTLLRNAPAVPSVADTQLLNNRLLEKLFQEMRSQRHLLSEGFGALDTGQKKLFSQVDACFNDLIQTFTDEAKEGPRLFSLVPVDPGFLDKPKWTSRKFRLILWCEHSRLPLSVLGDNEKQGIYALDFPRDWIVSAAPFLRTLTTTLSLVLPAAFSGVKLALDDSAYKAIDEQLRFGKDCFDATLKGSRDVGGWLGEDDSTDLPQESAMRADGAVLRRLHVLLKEKDPGFGGLVRVMNKRREFLWVHPQFEGEY from the coding sequence ATGACGCGAGATGAAGCTTATCTCTTGGTAGCGAAAGAGGCCATTGAACGTGCATATAGGTCGAGGACAACAAGGCTTGACCTTAGCAATATGCAGTTAACCAAACTGCCGGAGTTGCCAGGACAGCTAACAGAAGTAATCTGGTTGGAACTTTCCGGCAACCAAATAACTGTACTACCTGAATGGCTGGAAGAACTTACACAGTTACAGGTCCTAGATTTCTCTGATAATCAATTGAGTGAACTTCCGCACGGGCTAGAACAGTTAACAGAATTGCACTCGTTAGATCTTTCAAAAAATAAAATAACTGCATTGCCGGATTACCTGGGACAATTAACAGAACTGGCTTATATAGATCTCTCCTGGAACCAATTACGAGAAATTCCCATCAGTTTCTTAAAGCTGACACAATTGCAGGAATTAGATCTTGATCATAATCCTCTCAACCCCGAACTCACAGCAGCCTACGCGCAAGGGTTTGATGCCGTCAAAGCCTACCTTCGCGCTAAAGCCGACTCCATCACCCTCAACGAAGCCAAGCTGATCCTCATCGGCGAAGGCGAGGTCGGCAAGACCTGCCTGTTGGATGCCCTGTTGGACAATCCTTGGCAGAAACACGACACCACCCACGGCATTGAGATCAAACCGGTTCAAATCACCGAACAGAAGAGCAGCAAAGAGATAGCACTCAATGCCTGGGACTTCGGCGGGCAGCGTGTCTACCGCCCGACGCACCAACTCTTTTTCAGTGCCCCGGCAGTCTATCTGGTGGTCTGGAAACCCCGTGAAGGCTGGAAACAGAATTTCGTTAAGGAATGGATACAGCTCATCAAACACCGAGAGCCGGAGGCAAAGATTCTGGTGATCGCCACCCACGGCGGGCCGCAGCAGCGGCAGCCGGACATTGATCGTCAGGAACTGCGGGATCTGTTCGGCAAGGACACCGTGCTGGATTTTCTCACCGTGGAGAGTAAACCGGACAACGACGGCAAACGCCGGGGCATTGAGGAACTCAAACAGGCCATTGCCGAGGTTGCTGTCACCCTCCCGGAAATGGGCCGCACGGTACCTAAGAGTTTTCAGGAAGTCCGCCAGGATCTGAAGAACATCGGCAAACCTTTTCTGCCTCTGGATCAGCTATTCACCATTTGCCGCGACCGCAATATGGACGACGAGGTGGCACGGCTCTTTCTCACCATCTCCCATTGCCTCGGTCATCTCATCCATTACCAGCACGATCCAATTCTGCGGGACATGGTGGTCCTGAAACCGGATTGGCTGGCCACAGCCATCAGTTTTGTCCTGGATGATGAAGAGACACGGCGAAACCACGGTCTGGTTCGCCTCTCCCACCTCAGCGAGCTGTGGAATGACACAAGCCGTACAGAGGAATTCCGCTACGCTGCCGAACTGCATCCAGTTTTTCTTGCTTTAATGGGGAAATACGATCTTTCCTATCGGGTGGCTGATCCCTTTGCACAAGACGAGTCCGACCCTCTGAGTTTGATCGCCCAGTTGGTAAACGACACCCGACCAGAGCATGAATTAAGACAGCAATGGCCGGGTCAAGCGGCAGCAGGTGATATTCAGCAGAAACAAATCTGTTGCATCGTGGATGAAAAAGGTCAGTCCGCTGATGCCACAGGACTCTTTTATCAACTCATCGTTCGCCTCCATAAATACTCCCTGGGTCGCAATGACCATCGGCACAGCATCCACTGGCAGCGCGGCCTGCTGCTGGATGACAGCTATAACGGTCGCGCCCTGCTGGAGCATCAGGGCAATGATGTCCATATCACGGTTCGCGCCCCGTATCCAGAACGCTTTCTTGCTATGCTCACCGGCGAAGTTAAATATCTGGTGGAGAATTTCTGGGAAGGACTGCGCTGCAATGTGATGGTGCCCTGTGTGAAACCCTGCGGCAGGAATGCACCGGGAACCGGTTTGTTTGATGTGGAAAAACTCATTGCCAGCAAGCGGCAGAAATATCCTAAATATCCCTGCCCGGTTTGCAATGAATGGCAGGATATCGACACCCTGCTGCGCAATGCCCCAGCGGTTCCCTCTGTTGCCGATACACAGCTCCTGAATAATAGGCTGCTGGAGAAATTGTTTCAGGAGATGCGCAGTCAACGGCATCTGTTGTCAGAGGGATTCGGCGCACTTGATACAGGGCAGAAGAAACTCTTCAGTCAGGTGGATGCCTGCTTCAACGATCTCATCCAGACCTTTACTGATGAGGCCAAGGAAGGCCCACGTCTCTTCAGTCTCGTACCGGTGGACCCCGGTTTCCTTGATAAGCCGAAATGGACCAGCCGGAAATTTCGGTTGATTCTCTGGTGCGAACATTCCCGCCTGCCCCTGTCCGTCCTTGGTGATAATGAAAAACAGGGCATTTATGCGTTGGATTTTCCCCGGGACTGGATCGTCAGTGCAGCTCCTTTTCTCCGAACCTTGACCACCACCTTGAGCTTGGTCCTGCCTGCGGCTTTCTCCGGCGTTAAATTGGCCCTGGATGATTCGGCCTACAAGGCCATTGACGAACAGCTTCGATTCGGCAAAGATTGTTTTGATGCTACCTTGAAAGGCAGCAGGGATGTCGGCGGCTGGCTGGGCGAAGATGATTCAACAGATTTACCCCAGGAATCTGCAATGCGGGCCGATGGTGCGGTTTTGCGGCGATTGCATGTCCTGCTCAAGGAAAAAGATCCCGGCTTTGGCGGTCTTGTCCGGGTGATGAACAAACGCCGGGAATTCCTTTGGGTGCATCCGCAGTTTGAAGGAGAGTACTAG